From Mytilus edulis chromosome 8, xbMytEdul2.2, whole genome shotgun sequence, one genomic window encodes:
- the LOC139486449 gene encoding uncharacterized protein, producing the protein MTEPGTRNASLALYQYLCHNIVGTEDHVKQIRLMNTVKDNLSHCNKSTKITSGSFGEGLQMRGSDLDIMVISNDMVVLACEDTNIVFNPDKTYFALAPGETQPGFSRLRVVRSHFRDIRDFCEQRGREFYFSSTAFKQALSTYSLPIIHGPCVSDKKGFHDFAVSVHAQSWTELALKWLTRSNNGWPGKDVKQTIVQHGVLFVPVGLKGSKNQDIEWRISFSVSEKFLIYTFSHTQLLCYALMKILLKDVIAIDLEYSELLCSYFMKTIVFWISEEVSPTIWQQENLIPLFMKCFKRLIYCVENSICPHFFITENNLFDNKIKGHAQKILLHKLYNLDSYGWRCILFSYQLSNFNCQVAYRFKDSNSSFVNRVQKRLYSLTSIDCTSGFFKWEKKARIALSLKSSKMKYLYWFYMSKNCQRNVQFLPFDESHMLGNKSTYKQYQNCISTL; encoded by the exons ATGACAG AACCAGGAACACGAAATGCATCACTAGCTCTATATCAGTATCTCTGTCATAATATTGTTGGAACAGAAGACCACGTAAAACAAATTCGATTGATGAATACTGTAAAGGACAATTTATCACATTGTAACAAATCTACAAAAATCACCAGTGGAAGTTTCGGAGAAGGACTTCAAATGCGAGGTAGTGACTTAGATATAATGGTAATTAGTAACGATATGGTGGTACTAGCATGCGAAGACACAAACATTGTATTCAATCCTGATAAAACATATTTTGCTTTGGCTCCAGGTGAAACACAGCCAGGTTTCAGTCGGTTACGTGTGGTGCGGAGTCATTTTCGTGATATACGTGATTTTTGCGAACAAAGAGGACGTGAATTTTACTTCTCAAGCACGGCATTTAAACAGGCATTATCTACCTATTCTTTACCGATTATTCATGGACCTTGTGTGTCTGATAAAAAAGGTTTTCATGATTTTGCAGTATCCGTGCATGCACAATCATGGACAGAACTAGCATTGAAATGGCTAACACGATCAAATAACGGATGGCCTGGAAAAGATGTTAAACAGACTATTGTTCAGCATGGCGTTCTTTTTGTACCTGTAGGTTTAAAAGGATCTAAGAATCAAGATATAGAATGGCGAATATCATTTTCAGTTAGCGAAAAGTTTCTTATATATACGTTTTCACATACACAATTGCTTTGTTATGCTTTGATGAAAATTCTTCTAAAAGATGTTATAGCAATTGACTTAGAATATAGCGAGTTACTTTGTTCATATTTCATGAAAACAATTGTCTTTTGGATATCTGAAGAAGTTTCACCTACAATATGGCAACAAGAAAACTTGATACCTTTGTTTATGAAATGTTTCAAGAGACTTATTTACTGTGTTGAAAACTCAATTTGTCCGCATTTCTTTAttactgaaaataatttgtttgacaATAAGATAAAAGGACATGCCCAGAAAATACTATTGCATAAGCTCTATAATCTGGATAGTTATGGTTGGCGATGTATCTTATTTTCATATCAGTTATCGAATTTCAATTGTCAAGTAGCTTACAGATTCAAGGACTCAAATTCCTCTTTTGTCAACAGAGTTCAAAAACGTCTTTATTCGTTGACTAGTATTGATTGTACTTCTGGTTTTTTTAAATGGGAAAAGAAGGCACGCATTGCATTGTCGCTTAAGAgttcaaaaatgaaatatctttaTTGGTTTTACATGTCAAAAAATTGTCAAAGGAATGTCCAATTTCTACCGTTTGATGAATCACATATGCTAGGTAATAAATCCACTTACAAGCAGTACCAGAACTGCATAAGTACACTGTAA